GGAGGTGAGAGGGACAGCTTAATAAATGTGGGGATGCTCCTCCCATCCTGCACCATCCCGAGAACTAAAGAAGGGTACTTTCTCTTTAAATGTAAATTACCTCCTGCCAGCTCAGCTTTCACAGCTCTGTAACTAGGAGGAGAGGGCTGAGGGCGGAGGGAGCCCGCAAGGAAGCCTCACGCCAGACCCCAAACCTTCAGGTCAGTTGCCCCCTtcgagggtgggggcaggggcaggggcagaatGCGGGTCTAAAGCTCCATTTCGGATCTTGTCTCCTGAGCTGAGCGACCCATTTGGCACACGGCTCTGGAGACTGAGCATGGAACCAGATCCCAGGTCACTCCTAGTCGTTTTTGGCAAGCAGGGGCTCCTGCTCCCGTTCTTCTAAAGTCTCTAATTGGGCCAGGCTGTTGGGAGGGCGAGGCAGGTGATGCACTCCTGTTTCCTCTCTACCACACCCCCTCAGTGCCAGCCAGCCATCTTACGCTGGCTATGGCCCCAGTGCCACCACCATCCCCAAGTGCAGAGTGAGGCTTGGTGGCAGCAGACTCAAGTGAGCAGCTTGGGAAAACCTTGTAAAGGGCCCCCAGACTCCACGGGGAAGACCTCAGCGGACCTGAGGCTCGGGGGGTGGGGCTGGACCGAAGGCTAAGCAGTGCCAGCCACAGACGCAGCCATTGTTGGAGGCCAAGGCAGCCAGCCGCCTGACCACCCACCCCATCCTGGCTGCAGCTGAAGGGAAGCAGGGACTTTATGCTGGGGAGGGTGAAGCTGGAAGCAAGTCCCAGGGAACATCAGGGGGGGGGGGGCACCTGGTATTTGCAGTTGGGAGTGGGGTGGAAGAGGTGGGATGCCTGTGCCTGAGTGGAGGGAAACCAGCCTAAGCCCTGCAGCACATGAGGGTTTGACACGGGTCTTCTGGGCGCCCACACCCACACCTTGGTCGCCTCCCATGCTGACAAGGTGTATTGATAAATAGAACAGAACAGCCTAGTTAAGCCACCCCTAATCCACAGCTGTGCTCCTGTCAGCTCATATCCACTCTGTCTCCCCTCACATTTCCTCTGCCAGCTCCGCCCTCAGCTACAGGGAAAGGAAACCCCAACATCAGCAACAGAAGTGTTCGGTCCAGTCCTTTCAGGCAGAGCCTAGGTTTTCAGCAAAGGCCAGAGGGCAGGAAGGGACCTGAGTGGGTCCCTTCAAATACAAGTCTGTAAGCCCAGCAGTAGATGCTGGCACCTGGCCCTGCCCATACTGGACAGATGAGGGGACAAAGGCCCTGACAATTGTAAAGGGACAGAAGTTCTCAGGGCCCTTTCTCTGCAAGTCTCAGGGATTGCTGGGTGAAGGGATGACTGCCTCTCACTATCTCAGTGGGGTTGCCTCCCTCCCAGGACCCGAGTCCCAGCCCACAACCAATGGAggacaagaagaagaaaaggagtcCTAAACCCTGCCTGACCCAGCCAGCCCAGGCCCCAGGCACGCTACGCAGGGTCCCCGTGCCCACCAGTCACAGTGGCTCCCTAGCCCTGGGACTCCCTCATCTGCCATCCCCTAAGCAGCGGGCCAAATTTAAGAGGTGGGTACAGAAGGGAAGCAGGAAGAAGGGGGAGGGGGGGAACCTCAACTTTAAGCTGAGCTCTGTGGGGAGGAAGGTAAAGGGGCCTTAGCTTTTAGTTACTAAGCAGTAATTGCTGCTTTCCATGGGGCTGAGCAGGCTGGCTCCTGGCAACTCAAGAGATGCCTCAGACCCAGTCCCTCCCTTCAAGCATGTGGGGAAAAGGCCAAGTGGGTCACTGGGATCACACAGTATGATGATGCACCTCAAAGCAGGGAGTGAGCAACACTGCCAGGAAGTGAGAGTCAGGGAAGCCTGTTGGGTGGGCTGGAGAGAGACAGTGTTCTAAGCTGAGGGACTGGCCTAGCATAAGTGTGGAAGAAAAACATTGTCTGGAAGGTTCCAGGAACCACAGATGGTTTCGTGGCCCTGGAATGTCATGGGGCAGATGGTGAAAGGATACTCAAACTCAGGTATACAATGtgaattccttattttttaatgagaatttATACAAtgtgaattcttttcttcttttttaatgattGGGAATTTGTCCATGTTTGTTTCCCACTAAACATGTGTTCTTTCTCCGATTACTGTTTCCTTGTGGCTTTGCACACCACCTGCCTGAGGCGCACGTTCAGGGATGGCCACTGTGGTTGTAGGTGaagcccagggctggggcagtATTGGCAGAAAACACAGTTGGAGAGGCATAGGGGCCAGGCTGAAAAGGTCATTCAATGTTATCCTGAGGGCAATGGAAAAttcaaaacagtttttaaatagAAGACAGGCAGAAAGATATTTTGGGGAGATGTAAGATAGCTCTCATGGCAGTAAAGGAATAATAGTCCCCAAATTCACTGAGAACCAGTAAGAACAAATGATTCACCCAGAGTCACAGGAGGAATGAGTGAGGTGCTCAGACAGGAACCCAGAAGCCCCCCAACCCTAGGCATAGCTCTAGCTGTTACTGGCAGAAAAGACTTCTTTGACCTCTTACCCTCATCCCTCATCCACTCCCTTCCCTTCACCAATCCTTgtgcccagggcagggcctgaaGAACAAACTTTCATTTATGTTGGTGAGTTGCTAGGAAGATGAATTAGTACATAGACAGAGGTCACAAAAGACCTAGCTGCCCCCACCCTGTGACATGGTCGTGCACACCCCACCCAGGGCAGGCAAGGAGAAATGTCGCCCAGTGCTGGTCGGAGCAGGGGGTGGCTCTGCAGGCACGCCTCTGCAGCACTCCTTCCTGACTGAGGTGACTGATGTCTATGAGATGGAGGGGGGACTGCTGAACCTGCTCAATGATTTCCACTCCGGCAGGCTGCAGGCTTTCGGTGAGTCCGGGGGGCTGGGCTTAGAGGGTG
The sequence above is a segment of the Manis pentadactyla isolate mManPen7 chromosome 4, mManPen7.hap1, whole genome shotgun sequence genome. Coding sequences within it:
- the CCDC28B gene encoding coiled-coil domain-containing protein 28B isoform X4, which codes for MEDKKKKRSPKPCLTQPAQAPGTLRRVPVPTSHSGSLALGLPHLPSPKQRAKFKRAGKEKCRPVLVGAGGGSAGTPLQHSFLTEVTDVYEMEGGLLNLLNDFHSGRLQAFEMKAVSSSPPPPEYLVEGTACTGWEDRAGKTGAQSIIILDWHRQKLHLAENAEPEEQSTV
- the CCDC28B gene encoding coiled-coil domain-containing protein 28B isoform X2 gives rise to the protein MEDKKKKRSPKPCLTQPAQAPGTLRRVPVPTSHSGSLALGLPHLPSPKQRAKFKRAGKEKCRPVLVGAGGGSAGTPLQHSFLTEVTDVYEMEGGLLNLLNDFHSGRLQAFGDLTVCMCACLPEMKAVSSSPPPPEYLVEGTACTGWEDRAGKTGAQSIIILDWHRQKLHLAENAEPEEQSTV
- the CCDC28B gene encoding coiled-coil domain-containing protein 28B isoform X1, which gives rise to MEDKKKKRSPKPCLTQPAQAPGTLRRVPVPTSHSGSLALGLPHLPSPKQRAKFKRAGKEKCRPVLVGAGGGSAGTPLQHSFLTEVTDVYEMEGGLLNLLNDFHSGRLQAFGKECSFEQLEHVREMQEKLARLHFSLDVCGEEEDEEEEEDGVTEGLPEEQKKTMADRNLDQLLSNLEDLSNSIQKLHLAENAEPEEQSTV
- the CCDC28B gene encoding coiled-coil domain-containing protein 28B isoform X3, producing the protein MEDKKKKRSPKPCLTQPAQAPGTLRRVPVPTSHSGSLALGLPHLPSPKQRAKFKRAGKEKCRPVLVGAGGGSAGTPLQHSFLTEVTDVYEMEGGLLNLLNDFHSGRLQAFGKECSFEQLEHVREMQEKLARLHFSLDVCGEEEDEEEEEDGVTEGLPEEQKKTMADRNLDQLLSNGT